The following proteins come from a genomic window of Candidatus Thiodiazotropha sp. CDECU1:
- a CDS encoding HDOD domain-containing protein encodes MDPKTLVKDLDHLVSLPDVCIRVNHLMGSGNFSSAQVAEIISQDADISARLLRVVNSSFYGLPTKIETLSRAITIVGADDLRNLVMAATAMRTFTGIPKQLVDMTEYWQHSVTTGVMAQSLAKHSNVLHSERLFVMGLLHDIGRLVIYLTLAEKATDVLYITGGDNWILPQTENEVIGFTHLDVGAELMRAWGLPDSFAAVAGYNNHPQEAGDYQLETSLVHIAKAIANGEMVGLNVQEMLWAIDPFAWQMTGLTPEVVSPMIDEMVAKSHEALSLITPQYKQAFA; translated from the coding sequence ATGGATCCAAAAACCCTTGTTAAAGACCTTGACCACCTGGTCTCCTTGCCCGACGTCTGCATTCGGGTAAATCATCTGATGGGGTCCGGCAATTTCTCTTCTGCGCAAGTTGCAGAGATCATTAGCCAAGATGCTGATATTTCTGCCCGACTCCTGCGCGTGGTCAACAGTTCGTTTTACGGTCTACCGACAAAGATTGAGACCCTCTCCCGTGCTATCACCATTGTTGGCGCAGATGACCTACGTAATCTTGTCATGGCAGCCACCGCCATGCGCACCTTCACCGGTATCCCTAAACAGCTGGTCGATATGACCGAATATTGGCAACATTCAGTGACCACCGGTGTCATGGCCCAATCCCTGGCCAAGCACAGCAACGTACTGCACAGTGAACGGCTTTTCGTAATGGGGCTGTTGCACGATATCGGACGCCTGGTGATTTACCTCACATTAGCGGAAAAGGCTACCGACGTACTCTATATAACAGGTGGCGATAACTGGATACTGCCGCAAACCGAAAACGAAGTAATAGGTTTCACGCATCTGGACGTTGGTGCTGAACTCATGCGCGCATGGGGTCTGCCAGACAGTTTCGCAGCGGTGGCCGGTTACAATAATCACCCGCAGGAGGCAGGTGACTATCAACTTGAGACATCCCTGGTGCATATTGCCAAGGCGATTGCCAATGGTGAGATGGTTGGACTGAATGTCCAAGAGATGCTGTGGGCAATCGATCCGTTCGCCTGGCAGATGACAGGACTGACTCCTGAAGTTGTCTCTCCCATGATTGACGAAATGGTAGCAAAAAGTCATGAGGCGTTGAGCTTGATTACTCCCCAGTACAAGCAAGCGTTCGCTTAA
- the hybE gene encoding [NiFe]-hydrogenase assembly chaperone HybE produces MHETTWQLLPRELDDDKKFKQALLDVHHEIYDEYFHDDPLINNRLGFHLHAYRRTSGWRVVLILTPWMLSRLLFPENDPHIVIPEGWGGEERCGTDYQVLGPSLRLGWSGNYMQSHLNFHSRLGHYLLQPILMNMQNYDSPKQAFKAWNGAIKTRDKSMQRIRRDCPWQEEVSRLEFLQKHPG; encoded by the coding sequence ATGCATGAAACCACTTGGCAACTCCTACCCAGGGAGTTGGACGATGATAAAAAATTCAAACAGGCACTGCTCGATGTTCATCATGAAATCTATGACGAATATTTCCACGATGATCCACTGATCAACAATAGACTGGGTTTCCATCTGCATGCCTACCGACGTACCAGTGGCTGGCGGGTGGTACTGATCCTGACCCCGTGGATGCTGTCACGCCTGCTGTTTCCTGAAAATGACCCCCATATCGTCATCCCGGAAGGCTGGGGCGGAGAAGAACGATGCGGTACGGACTACCAGGTACTGGGGCCATCCCTGCGTCTTGGCTGGAGCGGCAACTATATGCAATCCCATCTCAATTTTCATTCCAGACTTGGACACTATTTGCTGCAACCGATTCTGATGAACATGCAAAACTACGACTCGCCAAAACAGGCATTTAAGGCCTGGAACGGCGCCATCAAGACCCGGGATAAAAGCATGCAGCGAATACGCCGCGACTGTCCCTGGCAGGAGGAGGTCTCGCGCCTGGAGTTTCTACAGAAACATCCGGGCTAG
- a CDS encoding cation transporter, with protein sequence MAGCNCGNDIKFDGVSLSYKRILWLVIAINAMMFIVEIGASVVSNSMALRADALDFLGDSLTYAITLLAIGHSMRWRAAAAMFKGVTLVCMGLWVLGSTVYRVLVLGVPNEIIMGSVALMAFSANMISVLLLLKYRDGDANVRSVWLCSRNDAIGNLAVLGAAGLVFISQSHWPDLLVAFLMSLLFLHSASLIIRQARHELNHDQATLPTQQTCSTVDRD encoded by the coding sequence ATGGCTGGTTGCAATTGCGGCAATGACATAAAGTTTGATGGGGTTTCGCTAAGCTACAAGCGGATCCTCTGGCTGGTTATCGCCATCAATGCCATGATGTTCATTGTCGAGATTGGTGCCAGCGTGGTGTCGAATTCCATGGCCCTGCGTGCCGATGCACTCGATTTTCTCGGCGATTCCCTGACCTATGCAATCACCCTGCTTGCGATTGGTCACTCCATGCGTTGGCGGGCCGCCGCGGCGATGTTCAAGGGAGTGACCCTGGTTTGTATGGGGCTCTGGGTGCTGGGATCGACCGTCTACCGGGTGCTGGTGCTTGGTGTTCCCAATGAGATCATCATGGGTTCGGTGGCACTGATGGCCTTCAGTGCCAATATGATCAGCGTATTGTTGCTGCTCAAGTATCGTGACGGTGATGCCAATGTGCGTTCGGTATGGCTGTGCAGTCGTAACGATGCAATTGGAAACCTAGCGGTATTGGGGGCGGCCGGCTTGGTATTTATCAGCCAAAGCCATTGGCCCGATCTCCTGGTGGCATTCCTGATGTCGCTGCTGTTCCTGCATTCGGCCAGCCTGATCATCCGTCAGGCGCGGCATGAGTTAAATCACGATCAGGCTACGCTGCCTACTCAACAGACATGTTCCACAGTGGATAGGGATTAA
- a CDS encoding hydantoinase B/oxoprolinase family protein, with the protein MNPVELSIFASRLEAVCDEMGAVLRNAAFSPNIRDRLDFSCAVFDAQGELCAQAAHIPVHLGSMAYAMADIVAKVEWREGDMVVLNDPFLGGTHLPDVTLIAPLFWEGRLTAFLVNRAHHADIGASSPGSMPVSHSLDQEGRVIPPGRLVRGGAIDRDFLTAITRDNRNPGESEGDFAAQVSANRSGLKRLAQLIDEWGRDAFLSGLGELNAYAERLARGALQQIPPGEYRFKDFMDDDGQGNRDIPIQVRLVVKAEAILVDFSGTADQVGGNINAPLSVAAAAVYYVFRCLMPPQTPACAGSFRAIQLRVPAGCLLNAKRPAAVAAGNVETSTRVVDVVLGALAQVLPDEIPAASHGSMNNLAMGSVSGNLRWDYYETIGGGMGAGKKGGGLDGVQTHMTNTLNTPIEVIEARFPVRVINYNIRRGSGGAGARQGGDGLVRRFSFLAPTQVTLLTERRNHPPWGSAGGQPGQAGINRHNEKLLPAKVAVMVEAGDTITIETPGGGGWGVAGK; encoded by the coding sequence ATGAACCCGGTCGAGCTCAGTATCTTCGCCTCGCGCCTGGAGGCGGTCTGCGATGAGATGGGAGCGGTGTTGCGTAACGCCGCCTTCTCCCCCAACATTCGTGACCGGCTCGATTTCTCCTGTGCGGTGTTCGACGCCCAGGGCGAGCTATGCGCCCAGGCCGCCCATATCCCGGTCCATCTCGGCAGCATGGCCTATGCCATGGCGGACATCGTCGCCAAGGTGGAGTGGCGCGAGGGGGACATGGTGGTATTAAACGATCCTTTTTTGGGGGGGACTCATCTGCCCGATGTCACGCTTATCGCGCCGCTCTTCTGGGAGGGCCGGCTGACGGCCTTTCTGGTCAACCGTGCGCATCATGCCGATATCGGTGCCAGTTCGCCGGGTTCTATGCCGGTATCGCACTCCCTCGATCAGGAGGGGCGTGTGATACCGCCGGGTAGACTGGTCAGAGGTGGAGCTATCGATAGGGATTTTCTCACCGCGATCACCCGGGATAATCGCAATCCAGGAGAATCAGAAGGTGATTTCGCGGCCCAGGTCAGTGCCAATAGAAGCGGTCTGAAGCGACTCGCCCAGTTGATTGATGAATGGGGCAGGGATGCCTTTCTGTCCGGCCTGGGTGAGCTCAATGCCTATGCAGAGCGTCTGGCGCGGGGGGCGTTGCAACAGATACCTCCCGGAGAGTATCGCTTCAAGGATTTCATGGACGATGATGGTCAGGGGAATCGTGATATCCCCATTCAGGTCAGACTGGTTGTGAAAGCGGAAGCTATCCTGGTCGATTTCAGTGGCACCGCCGATCAGGTTGGGGGGAATATCAATGCCCCCTTATCGGTGGCCGCTGCTGCTGTCTACTATGTGTTTCGCTGTTTGATGCCACCCCAGACACCGGCTTGCGCAGGCAGCTTCCGAGCCATTCAGTTGCGGGTTCCTGCGGGTTGTCTGTTGAATGCCAAACGCCCAGCCGCCGTTGCGGCGGGCAATGTGGAGACCAGCACCCGGGTGGTGGATGTGGTGCTCGGGGCTCTGGCCCAGGTGTTGCCGGATGAGATACCTGCGGCAAGTCACGGCAGTATGAATAATCTGGCCATGGGTAGTGTCAGTGGCAATCTTCGCTGGGACTATTACGAAACCATAGGCGGTGGCATGGGGGCGGGAAAGAAAGGTGGTGGGTTAGATGGCGTACAGACCCATATGACCAACACCCTGAACACCCCAATCGAGGTGATTGAGGCACGTTTCCCTGTCCGGGTGATCAATTACAACATACGTCGGGGTTCCGGGGGCGCGGGGGCCAGGCAGGGAGGTGATGGCCTGGTCCGACGTTTCAGTTTCCTTGCGCCAACCCAGGTCACCCTGTTGACCGAGAGGCGGAATCATCCCCCCTGGGGATCTGCCGGTGGTCAGCCCGGTCAGGCAGGGATCAACCGCCATAATGAAAAACTCCTCCCGGCCAAGGTCGCTGTGATGGTCGAGGCGGGGGACACTATAACCATCGAGACCCCCGGCGGGGGTGGTTGGGGTGTCGCCGGGAAGTGA
- a CDS encoding superoxide dismutase: MAHELPALPYAIDALEPVISKETLEFHHGKHHNTYVTNLNNLIPGTEFENASLEDIIMKSSGGVFNNAAQIWNHTFYWNCLRSPNDANAPSGALADAINSTFGSFDEFKKQFATAGATNFGSGWTWLVQNDDGSLEIFNTSNAGSPMTSGKKALLTADVWEHAYYIDYRNARPAYLEAFWKVVNWDFVAGNMS; this comes from the coding sequence ATGGCCCATGAACTACCCGCACTGCCCTATGCAATCGACGCACTGGAACCTGTTATATCGAAAGAGACATTGGAGTTTCATCACGGAAAGCACCACAACACCTATGTGACCAATCTCAACAATCTGATCCCCGGTACAGAGTTCGAGAATGCCTCCCTGGAAGATATCATCATGAAATCATCAGGCGGTGTATTCAACAACGCTGCACAGATCTGGAATCACACCTTCTACTGGAACTGCCTGCGCAGTCCCAACGATGCCAACGCCCCCAGCGGCGCACTGGCGGATGCCATCAACTCCACCTTCGGCTCCTTTGATGAGTTCAAAAAGCAGTTCGCCACCGCCGGCGCAACCAACTTCGGTTCCGGCTGGACCTGGCTGGTACAGAATGATGACGGCAGTCTGGAGATCTTCAACACCTCGAATGCGGGCTCGCCGATGACCTCGGGTAAAAAGGCCCTGCTCACCGCCGACGTGTGGGAGCATGCCTACTATATCGACTACCGCAATGCGCGACCCGCCTATCTGGAGGCCTTCTGGAAGGTGGTGAACTGGGACTTTGTCGCCGGCAATATGAGTTAA
- a CDS encoding winged helix-turn-helix domain-containing protein: MESLPQLSEARSFRICGFHVEPSALRVSGDGRVVRLEPKTMQVLVYLASKGGRVISRAELEQHIWEGRMVGEDALTNTISKLRRTFADNARDPRVIETLPKTGYRLMAEVEWFGQQPKASQAGEKRADRPFSRSSRQWIGAVLFLALFAGAMAWMLLQQDATLEPEIALRGTGPGERPTVAILPFDNLGGEADQDYFANGLTSNLITDLSKVSGLQVIAPGSVFSYRDTTSGTQQISRELNTDYVVRGSVQRQSERVRINAQLFEADSEQALWAERYEGGISDVFRLQDQVATAVIAALSVELSPGEQNIFSRYPTESVEAYDLFLRGLEAYGHRTPDSNRSAREYFAQALEIDPDFGRAIAGLALVHSREAIDGWSEKPSDSMSLAVKYAEKAALSNPTIPQIHFVTGQVALFRGEHRKAIAATQRAIDYSPNYADAYALQAWIMNYAGQPNEAFTVLQTAIRLNPVIPASYAEILGEIRYLQGRHGEAIAAFNRALQINPAHMRARMWLIAVLAQSGNTDEMEWQVAELEVSNPGFSMARLDYAFPFRDPLIREGLVENLQQASLAE, from the coding sequence GTGGAATCCCTCCCACAACTGAGTGAAGCGAGAAGCTTCAGGATCTGCGGTTTTCACGTTGAACCATCGGCATTGCGGGTGAGTGGTGATGGTCGGGTGGTTCGTTTGGAACCCAAGACCATGCAGGTCCTGGTCTACCTTGCCTCCAAGGGAGGGCGTGTCATCAGCCGAGCGGAACTCGAACAGCATATCTGGGAGGGGCGTATGGTAGGTGAGGATGCGTTGACCAACACCATCTCGAAGCTACGTCGGACCTTTGCGGACAATGCACGTGATCCGAGGGTCATCGAAACCCTGCCGAAGACCGGTTATCGTCTGATGGCCGAGGTGGAGTGGTTCGGACAGCAGCCGAAGGCGTCTCAAGCTGGAGAGAAGAGGGCGGACAGACCATTCTCCCGGTCCAGTCGCCAATGGATCGGGGCTGTGCTATTCCTGGCACTGTTCGCTGGAGCGATGGCTTGGATGCTGCTACAGCAAGATGCAACCCTTGAGCCGGAGATCGCACTTAGGGGCACTGGACCCGGGGAGCGACCCACCGTTGCCATCCTTCCGTTCGACAACCTGGGAGGGGAAGCAGATCAGGACTATTTTGCAAACGGCCTAACATCGAACCTAATCACAGATCTCTCCAAGGTTTCGGGGCTGCAGGTGATAGCACCGGGTTCGGTCTTTTCCTATCGCGACACCACCTCCGGAACCCAGCAGATCTCCCGAGAGCTGAATACAGATTATGTGGTGCGGGGCAGCGTGCAACGCCAATCCGAGCGTGTCAGGATCAATGCACAGCTGTTTGAGGCAGACAGTGAACAAGCACTATGGGCGGAGCGTTATGAGGGTGGGATAAGCGATGTCTTTAGACTACAAGATCAGGTAGCAACCGCAGTGATTGCAGCACTGAGTGTTGAATTGTCACCTGGTGAGCAGAATATTTTCAGCCGCTATCCCACCGAGAGTGTGGAAGCCTATGACTTATTTCTGAGAGGCCTGGAAGCCTATGGCCACCGTACCCCGGACAGTAATAGATCCGCCCGGGAATATTTTGCACAGGCGCTTGAAATAGATCCGGATTTTGGCCGTGCTATAGCCGGACTTGCACTGGTCCACTCACGAGAGGCCATCGATGGGTGGAGCGAAAAGCCATCTGACTCAATGTCTCTGGCCGTGAAGTACGCAGAAAAAGCGGCGCTAAGTAATCCCACGATTCCACAGATACATTTTGTGACAGGTCAGGTTGCGCTTTTCAGGGGAGAGCACAGGAAGGCCATCGCGGCTACACAGCGGGCGATCGACTATAGTCCGAATTATGCCGATGCATATGCATTGCAGGCCTGGATCATGAATTATGCGGGTCAGCCTAATGAGGCCTTTACTGTTCTGCAGACGGCGATACGGCTCAATCCGGTTATTCCTGCATCCTATGCTGAGATTCTTGGCGAGATCCGATATCTACAGGGACGCCATGGAGAGGCCATCGCAGCGTTCAATAGGGCCTTGCAAATCAATCCAGCACACATGCGTGCCCGCATGTGGCTCATCGCAGTCCTTGCCCAAAGCGGAAATACGGATGAGATGGAGTGGCAGGTCGCGGAATTGGAGGTCTCGAATCCGGGCTTTTCAATGGCACGCCTGGACTATGCCTTTCCCTTCCGTGATCCATTAATCAGGGAAGGACTTGTTGAAAATCTCCAGCAAGCAAGTTTGGCGGAATAG
- a CDS encoding cupin domain-containing protein produces the protein MKTTALIINLCAMYLATSGAVFAESEQTSGMMMTLEDLKWKDNPRVTGLGVAHIIGHGKKPGPFVYRVRFPKGRIVQPHSHPDDRTYTVISGTWYIGWGEKYDPEKMTALPAGSFYTEPAGVPHFIATPDSETVVQITGTGPTAAQFVDPSHAPKK, from the coding sequence ATGAAAACTACCGCCCTTATCATTAACTTGTGCGCGATGTATCTGGCTACGTCTGGCGCGGTCTTTGCCGAAAGTGAACAAACAAGCGGCATGATGATGACACTCGAAGACCTCAAGTGGAAAGACAATCCCCGCGTGACCGGTTTAGGGGTCGCCCATATCATCGGCCACGGCAAGAAACCGGGACCATTCGTCTACCGGGTCAGATTCCCCAAGGGCCGTATCGTCCAGCCCCACAGTCATCCGGATGACCGAACCTATACGGTGATCTCGGGAACCTGGTACATCGGATGGGGAGAAAAGTACGATCCCGAGAAGATGACAGCTTTGCCCGCAGGCAGCTTTTATACCGAACCGGCCGGGGTACCCCATTTCATTGCCACCCCAGACAGTGAGACGGTGGTACAGATAACCGGTACCGGTCCTACGGCAGCCCAATTCGTCGATCCGTCACATGCTCCCAAGAAGTAG
- a CDS encoding thioredoxin fold domain-containing protein: MAELPHKAIFLRRIREVVAAGLLAILLPTGATTHSLPLHDAVQSEDVTILKRAIAAEGSLDAQDQNGWTALMFAIEIGDTDKTSVLLAAGASPNIGDRLGRTPLHLAMEKPVGITRLLIHAGADMDTRNAGGVTALMQAAGLGRRDIVELLLEAQARMDLKDYQGNSVVDWSQRSNHRELRRMLERKLATQVKAEPKTSGTEFAEEVFVDVQFPHWFKTTFLELDEELKEAVGKGKLGLMLFVSTRRCSYCKAFIQNVLSLPDIRQRVERSFNVVGLEIFDDSEMTDPAGRSFRVKEFVSANKAAYTPSMIFYGANGAQQLKIVGYYPPVKFREVLDYLEGAHYLREPLRDYLVKTVNTLSETTSGIISDPVLFSKPPYQLDRHTRAAKQPLLVLFERPNCGACERFHRRVLADLSIRRLMHEFETVQLNASDSTTRLISPKGERTTPSEWYARLDLAYSPSMVFFDDTGREVLRLDSETQRFRMEGTLQLVLEKGYEKDAQLQRWRRDKAIQLFNLEK; the protein is encoded by the coding sequence ATGGCTGAACTCCCACACAAAGCTATCTTTTTGAGACGGATCAGAGAGGTCGTGGCGGCCGGTCTGCTTGCCATCCTATTGCCGACTGGAGCCACTACCCATTCGCTACCACTGCATGATGCTGTTCAATCAGAGGATGTCACGATTCTAAAAAGGGCAATTGCAGCTGAAGGATCGCTGGATGCCCAGGATCAGAACGGCTGGACTGCCTTGATGTTCGCTATCGAGATAGGAGATACAGATAAAACATCAGTGCTGCTTGCGGCAGGGGCATCTCCTAATATCGGGGATCGACTGGGCAGGACGCCACTGCACCTTGCTATGGAAAAACCGGTAGGCATCACACGATTGCTGATCCATGCTGGGGCCGATATGGACACACGCAATGCGGGCGGTGTAACTGCCCTCATGCAGGCAGCAGGCCTCGGACGACGGGATATAGTCGAGCTGCTATTGGAAGCACAAGCCCGTATGGACCTCAAGGACTATCAGGGCAATTCTGTAGTGGATTGGTCGCAACGCAGTAATCACAGAGAACTGCGAAGGATGCTGGAGCGGAAACTTGCGACTCAGGTTAAGGCTGAGCCAAAGACAAGCGGCACTGAATTCGCTGAAGAGGTTTTTGTTGATGTGCAGTTTCCACATTGGTTCAAAACGACCTTCCTGGAACTCGATGAGGAGCTTAAAGAAGCAGTTGGGAAGGGTAAACTAGGGTTGATGCTTTTCGTCAGCACGCGTCGCTGCAGCTACTGTAAGGCGTTTATCCAGAATGTCCTGAGCCTACCTGACATTCGCCAGCGCGTGGAGCGCTCCTTTAATGTGGTTGGACTAGAGATCTTCGACGACAGCGAGATGACCGATCCCGCAGGCCGCAGCTTCCGCGTAAAGGAGTTTGTAAGTGCCAACAAGGCCGCCTATACGCCAAGCATGATCTTCTATGGCGCGAATGGAGCGCAACAACTGAAGATCGTGGGTTACTATCCGCCGGTAAAATTCCGCGAGGTGTTGGACTATCTGGAGGGAGCGCATTATCTACGTGAGCCTTTGCGTGACTATCTTGTCAAAACGGTCAACACATTATCGGAAACGACGAGCGGGATCATCAGCGATCCGGTGCTCTTTTCCAAACCACCCTACCAGCTTGATCGACACACCCGAGCTGCGAAACAGCCACTGTTGGTGCTATTCGAACGCCCCAATTGCGGTGCCTGTGAACGCTTCCATCGAAGGGTACTTGCAGACCTGTCGATTCGGCGTCTCATGCATGAGTTTGAGACAGTCCAGCTCAATGCCTCGGACAGCACGACACGCCTCATAAGCCCGAAAGGTGAACGCACTACTCCGTCGGAATGGTATGCCCGGCTCGACCTGGCATACAGCCCGTCAATGGTCTTTTTTGACGATACGGGCCGAGAAGTCCTGCGCTTGGATTCAGAAACCCAGCGTTTTCGCATGGAGGGAACACTCCAGCTGGTACTCGAGAAGGGTTATGAGAAGGATGCCCAACTGCAGCGCTGGAGGCGGGATAAGGCAATACAGCTGTTTAATCTCGAGAAGTAG
- the soxY gene encoding thiosulfate oxidation carrier protein SoxY: MTQKIQRRLFLKVSLSAGLIGTATAAGLLIPQRVFAIWDQKAFSSKKVEDALMNGLGSAITEISDAIHIDAPDVAADGSTVPINVATTLPNVESIAVLAEKNPRPLCSIIHPGPGIRSKVGIRIKMGKTADVIAVIKSNGRLFMARRTVKVTASGCA; this comes from the coding sequence ATGACACAGAAAATACAACGCAGGTTATTTCTAAAGGTCTCATTAAGCGCGGGATTGATTGGTACTGCCACTGCTGCAGGTTTATTGATCCCGCAGCGTGTATTTGCCATTTGGGATCAGAAGGCATTTAGTTCCAAGAAGGTTGAAGATGCTCTGATGAACGGTCTTGGTAGCGCTATTACGGAGATATCCGATGCTATCCATATTGATGCGCCTGATGTTGCTGCAGATGGATCCACAGTCCCGATAAATGTTGCAACTACCTTGCCCAATGTGGAATCCATCGCCGTGCTTGCAGAAAAGAATCCAAGGCCGTTGTGTAGCATCATTCATCCCGGTCCCGGTATTCGATCGAAGGTCGGAATACGCATCAAGATGGGTAAAACGGCAGACGTCATCGCTGTGATCAAATCAAATGGGAGACTGTTTATGGCACGGCGCACTGTAAAGGTGACCGCCAGTGGCTGTGCGTAG
- the soxZ gene encoding thiosulfate oxidation carrier complex protein SoxZ: MNRKTIKLRAKLKNGVTTVRSLMLHPMETGLRKDKKTGKAMPAHYIQEVACRHNGELKVTTEFGISVSKNPFLQFELEGGEKGDILELTWRDNRGETESATTQIK; the protein is encoded by the coding sequence ATGAACAGGAAAACCATTAAACTTCGTGCAAAGCTCAAAAACGGTGTGACCACTGTCAGATCCTTGATGCTACACCCCATGGAGACAGGATTGAGAAAAGACAAGAAGACCGGAAAGGCAATGCCCGCCCATTATATTCAGGAAGTTGCATGCCGGCATAATGGGGAGTTGAAGGTTACGACTGAGTTTGGAATCTCCGTCTCGAAAAACCCTTTTCTACAGTTTGAACTTGAAGGTGGTGAAAAGGGGGATATCCTGGAGCTGACATGGAGAGACAATAGAGGGGAGACAGAATCTGCAACAACACAAATCAAATAG
- a CDS encoding YiiX/YebB-like N1pC/P60 family cysteine hydrolase: MAIPLTKKEIEQLPVQPYDDMRQDLQTGDLVFCSGSYFFSQAVQKFTHSVWSHVGMIYRDPTLQRIFVLESETFIGVRLAPLSKYLRDYHGKNRPYKGHIVIANVNPPVDEERLNQAISYGMDELTKPYDNFEILRIGVRILFKISRRTQDRKYICSELVYDCFNSVGVPFSLRDEYVSPDDIWQDDQVQPKYRIF; the protein is encoded by the coding sequence ATGGCAATCCCACTTACAAAGAAAGAGATCGAGCAACTGCCGGTGCAGCCATATGATGACATGCGACAGGATTTACAGACTGGTGACCTGGTGTTCTGTTCCGGTTCCTATTTCTTCTCGCAAGCTGTGCAAAAGTTCACCCATTCAGTGTGGAGCCATGTGGGCATGATCTACAGGGATCCGACGTTACAAAGGATCTTCGTATTGGAGAGTGAGACTTTTATCGGGGTGCGATTGGCCCCGCTATCCAAGTATCTTCGCGACTACCATGGCAAGAACCGTCCCTATAAAGGCCATATCGTGATTGCAAACGTGAATCCGCCCGTGGATGAAGAGAGGCTCAACCAGGCTATCAGCTACGGCATGGACGAACTCACCAAACCCTATGACAATTTTGAGATTCTGCGGATAGGGGTGCGTATTCTGTTCAAGATCAGCCGCCGTACCCAGGATCGGAAATATATCTGCTCTGAATTAGTCTACGACTGTTTCAACAGCGTTGGTGTACCTTTCAGTCTACGGGATGAATATGTCAGTCCGGACGATATCTGGCAGGATGATCAAGTCCAGCCAAAATATAGAATCTTTTGA